The window TCGCCCCGGTCGCGGTTCCGGAGTACAAGACGTGGCACGCGCTGACCCGCTCGGACGTCACCACGGCCCGGGTCAGTAGCTGGCAGGAGCGCCTGACCGCGGACGAGATCGCCAGGTGCGAGGCGGTCTTCGGGGACCGGCTGACCCGCTTCGGCTATCAGCCGGCCACCGAGTGCCGCCGCACACCCCGGGTCCGGGCCGTCCGTACCTGGCTGACGCTGCGCGACCGGATCACCCCGGCCCGGGACCGGGCCGAGGCCGTCCGAGGACGCCTGCGCGGACCGGCCCTGCCCGCCCGCCTGTAGCCGCCCTCGTCCGCGGTCCGGTCGCCGGGCGGGTGGCCGGGCCGCGGACGGGTCACTCCTGGCCGGTGTAGGCCTTCAAGGTGTTCGCGGCCTGGCGGCGGGCCTGCTCCGGGTCGGTGCCGAAGGCGATGTCGGCCTCGGTCCACGCGTCGGCGCTGAGCCGCATGAACGTGATGCCATCGGGCGACATCGCCCACTCCATCGCGGCCTCCGGCGTGATCGTCGCCTCGGGGTTCGCCAGGTGGTTGGCCAGACCCCAGAACGCGCCCTCCCAGCCCAGGCCGACGGCGCCCGGACCGTACTGCTCCCAGTGCTCGTCGTCGACGTGCGCCACGTGTTCCAGCTCGAACCGGGTCCGCCCGTCGCCCTCCGGGGTCAGCCGCACCTCGACCCAGCTCACCTGCTCGCCGAACTCCCAGGTGGCGCCGACCGCGTGCGGCTTCTCGCACTTCGTGATCGTGCCACCGGCGTTGCCCTCGAACTGGTACTTCCCGCCCAGGCGCAGCTCACCGGAGACCGGCAGGAACCACCGTGGGATCCGCTCCGGATTGGTGACCACGTCCCACAGGTCGTCCTGGTCGGTGTCGTAGGCCTGGCTGATCGTCATCACGCGCGCCTCACCGGCCTCCAGCACGCGGGTGCCGATCGTCCGCCGTACGCTGCTGATCTGCTCTTTGACCTCGATCATCGTGCGCTCCTCGCATCGCTGGTCCCGACGCCCTCGCCGAGTCGCCGAAGGCGTTTGCCGCGAGCCACCTCGGTGGCCATCGCGGACAGGTGCGGCGTCCAGAACCTCCGGAACGGGGCCAGCCACTCGTCCACCTGCCGTAGCGCGGTGTGGTCGACCGCGTAGAGGCGGCGCGCGCCGTCGGGCCGCACGGTGGCGAAGCCGTTGTCCCGCAGCACCCGCAGGTGCTGGGACACGGCCGGCTGGGTGATGCCGAACTCCGCGCGGATGACCGCGGTGACGGCGCCGGAGGTCTGCTCACCCTCGGCGAGCAGCTCGAGGATCCGGCGGCGGACCGGATCACCGAGTACGTCGAACGCATG of the Actinoplanes sichuanensis genome contains:
- a CDS encoding ArsR/SmtB family transcription factor produces the protein MHAFDVLGDPVRRRILELLAEGEQTSGAVTAVIRAEFGITQPAVSQHLRVLRDNGFATVRPDGARRLYAVDHTALRQVDEWLAPFRRFWTPHLSAMATEVARGKRLRRLGEGVGTSDARSAR
- a CDS encoding SRPBCC family protein — protein: MIEVKEQISSVRRTIGTRVLEAGEARVMTISQAYDTDQDDLWDVVTNPERIPRWFLPVSGELRLGGKYQFEGNAGGTITKCEKPHAVGATWEFGEQVSWVEVRLTPEGDGRTRFELEHVAHVDDEHWEQYGPGAVGLGWEGAFWGLANHLANPEATITPEAAMEWAMSPDGITFMRLSADAWTEADIAFGTDPEQARRQAANTLKAYTGQE